From a single Mycolicibacterium moriokaense genomic region:
- a CDS encoding coiled-coil domain-containing protein — translation MGRARQSLRQAAGGFAAGILVLVVSIAGVVHADPAADALAKLDELSRQAIETREAVTAAQRDAEDKLAAQTAAEDRHRADMAALDAANAQLASRQAAADKVAVMTYMSGRTGQFAAVLTASSPQHLIDQLSLQRVITAQAAEQMKAFQAARERAAAAAKASEASAAEARVAAEKSAAVGAELQAKWKELLRQISAAEAQYAALTPAQQAVVDNAAAVPPPPPPPAAVPPPADPMLNAMPAPPPPEAAPPPVAALMDIPDIPEALPVGVAPEAGLQPNTVLAARAVSQRFPQIAEIGGVRPDSKPWHPSGLAIDIMIPNAESPEGIALGNQIMEFALANAGRFGLQDVIWRGTYYTPSGPAGSGYGHYDHVHITTTPRR, via the coding sequence ATGGGTCGGGCGCGCCAATCGCTTCGCCAAGCGGCGGGGGGATTTGCGGCGGGGATCCTCGTGCTGGTGGTGTCGATCGCGGGCGTCGTCCACGCGGACCCGGCGGCCGATGCGCTGGCCAAGCTCGATGAGTTGTCCCGTCAGGCGATCGAGACTCGCGAAGCCGTCACCGCCGCCCAACGCGATGCCGAAGACAAACTCGCTGCTCAGACCGCCGCCGAAGACCGCCATCGCGCCGACATGGCCGCCCTCGACGCCGCCAATGCCCAGCTCGCATCCCGTCAAGCCGCCGCCGACAAGGTCGCGGTGATGACATATATGAGCGGACGCACCGGCCAGTTCGCGGCGGTGCTGACCGCGAGCTCGCCGCAACATCTGATCGACCAGCTGTCTCTGCAGCGGGTGATCACCGCCCAGGCGGCCGAGCAGATGAAGGCCTTCCAGGCAGCGCGTGAGCGTGCGGCGGCCGCCGCGAAGGCCTCAGAGGCATCAGCCGCCGAGGCTAGGGTCGCGGCCGAGAAATCCGCCGCGGTGGGTGCAGAGCTTCAGGCGAAGTGGAAAGAACTGCTACGCCAGATCTCCGCTGCGGAGGCGCAGTACGCAGCGTTGACGCCGGCCCAGCAGGCGGTGGTCGATAACGCCGCCGCAGTGCCGCCACCGCCGCCACCGCCGGCGGCGGTGCCCCCTCCGGCGGATCCGATGCTCAACGCGATGCCTGCCCCACCGCCACCCGAGGCCGCACCTCCCCCTGTGGCTGCACTGATGGATATCCCCGATATCCCGGAGGCGTTGCCTGTCGGCGTCGCGCCGGAGGCGGGGCTTCAGCCCAACACCGTCCTCGCTGCGCGCGCCGTCAGCCAGCGGTTCCCCCAGATCGCTGAGATCGGCGGTGTCCGGCCCGACTCGAAGCCGTGGCACCCGAGCGGTCTGGCGATCGACATCATGATTCCGAACGCCGAAAGCCCCGAGGGCATCGCGCTGGGGAACCAGATCATGGAGTTCGCGCTGGCCAATGCCGGTCGGTTCGGGCTACAGGATGTGATCTGGCGCGGCACGTACTACACGCCGAGCGGTCCGGCCGGATCCGGTTACGGCCACTACGACCACGTGCACATCACCACCACACCCCGGCGCTGA
- a CDS encoding multidrug effflux MFS transporter — translation MNQPQGERSTFAARRIIGLLVLIAPLDQVAFDLYTPALPEIGEQFAASNVVVQNTVTAYMLGMTLIVLPAGLIADAIGRKRVLVTGLAVMTLTSIGCALTVSLEMMIGLRFVQGLGAGTCMVLAAAMAADCFRGAKLVSVLGLLGAAWGAAPILAPAIGGFITDFASWRTVFVVLAGFLAIVGTLVAVALPETLEHGRRSPIDLRAAAGVVGQAMRNRSFVTFATMFGVVTSAQAMFAVVGPFLYVIGLGFTSSTYGLIALGVGTANFLGAAACGALAQRTTTARLAIAGSVILAVGGAIMLVSAELVGLSAVAIAGGAVIAALAIGVLDPLSKGLAMGVFTRNLGLVSGMVSAFCYVWITLSAALMAWLPERSQAPLGWFYVGAAAGMVVLLMTSFGRFRPAGGPDLQDRDQMVEEEAGDEFAS, via the coding sequence ATGAACCAACCCCAGGGTGAGCGCAGCACTTTCGCGGCGCGGAGAATCATCGGCCTCCTCGTTCTGATCGCACCGCTCGACCAGGTTGCCTTCGATCTTTACACCCCTGCACTGCCCGAAATCGGTGAGCAGTTCGCGGCTTCGAATGTCGTGGTGCAGAACACCGTCACCGCCTACATGCTGGGGATGACGCTTATCGTGTTGCCCGCCGGACTGATCGCCGACGCGATTGGCCGCAAGCGCGTGCTGGTGACCGGACTGGCAGTGATGACGCTGACGAGCATCGGCTGCGCGCTGACTGTCAGCCTGGAGATGATGATCGGGCTGCGGTTCGTGCAGGGCCTCGGCGCCGGAACGTGCATGGTGCTGGCGGCCGCCATGGCGGCGGACTGCTTCCGCGGTGCCAAGCTGGTCTCGGTCCTGGGGCTGCTCGGGGCGGCGTGGGGCGCAGCTCCCATACTCGCGCCCGCGATTGGCGGATTCATCACCGACTTCGCGTCGTGGCGAACGGTGTTCGTCGTGCTCGCGGGCTTCCTCGCGATCGTTGGGACGCTCGTCGCCGTGGCCTTGCCGGAAACCCTAGAGCACGGTCGCCGATCGCCGATCGACCTGCGCGCAGCCGCCGGCGTTGTGGGGCAAGCGATGCGGAACCGGTCTTTCGTGACCTTCGCGACGATGTTCGGTGTAGTCACGTCGGCTCAGGCCATGTTCGCCGTCGTCGGACCGTTCCTCTACGTGATCGGCCTCGGATTCACCTCTAGCACTTACGGTTTGATAGCCCTCGGGGTGGGCACGGCGAACTTCCTCGGCGCGGCGGCGTGTGGAGCGTTGGCCCAACGGACCACCACGGCACGGTTGGCCATCGCGGGGTCCGTGATTCTCGCAGTGGGCGGCGCGATCATGCTGGTGTCCGCAGAACTCGTCGGTCTTTCCGCAGTGGCGATTGCCGGCGGCGCGGTGATCGCGGCACTGGCCATCGGAGTGCTCGACCCGCTGAGCAAGGGGCTGGCGATGGGGGTGTTCACCCGCAACCTCGGCCTCGTCTCGGGAATGGTCAGCGCTTTCTGTTACGTATGGATCACTCTCTCGGCGGCCCTGATGGCCTGGCTGCCTGAGCGCTCACAGGCACCGCTCGGCTGGTTCTACGTCGGCGCCGCGGCCGGAATGGTGGTGTTACTGATGACGTCTTTCGGTCGGTTCCGTCCGGCCGGAGGGCCTGACTTACAGGATCGGGACCAAATGGTCGAAGAAGAGGCGGGCGACGAGTTCGCCTCGTGA